From Variimorphobacter saccharofermentans, one genomic window encodes:
- a CDS encoding SEC-C metal-binding domain-containing protein → MGLLQEWRDYAYSKEMQGRSGQIFWANYFNVEKEIYKKLLADPDKTWEGSVASLAKEFDTELSLFVGFLDGINDSLVTPNPIEEMDQDTVVNLTFDKEKLYYNMVEAKADWLYNLEEWEPLLTEERRKELYRQQKASGTIVKDKKIGRNDPCPCGSGKKYKKCCGLNA, encoded by the coding sequence ATGGGTTTATTGCAAGAATGGAGAGATTATGCATATTCTAAGGAAATGCAGGGACGCTCCGGCCAGATATTCTGGGCAAACTATTTTAACGTGGAAAAGGAAATCTATAAGAAGCTTCTGGCTGATCCGGATAAAACATGGGAAGGTAGTGTTGCTTCCCTGGCAAAGGAATTTGACACAGAGCTAAGCTTATTCGTTGGTTTCTTAGATGGTATTAATGACAGCTTGGTAACTCCGAATCCGATTGAGGAAATGGATCAGGATACGGTAGTGAACTTAACCTTTGATAAAGAAAAACTGTATTACAATATGGTGGAAGCAAAGGCAGACTGGCTTTACAACCTGGAAGAGTGGGAACCATTATTGACAGAAGAGCGCCGTAAGGAGCTTTACCGTCAACAAAAGGCATCCGGTACCATTGTTAAGGATAAAAAGATCGGAAGAAATGATCCATGCCCTTGCGGTAGTGGTAAAAAGTATAAAAAGTGTTGCGGACTGAATGCATAA